Proteins from one Rosa chinensis cultivar Old Blush chromosome 7, RchiOBHm-V2, whole genome shotgun sequence genomic window:
- the LOC112175614 gene encoding LOW QUALITY PROTEIN: wall-associated receptor kinase-like 8 (The sequence of the model RefSeq protein was modified relative to this genomic sequence to represent the inferred CDS: substituted 1 base at 1 genomic stop codon) has translation MMEILVHQMIFMLLLSICRASTAAPKMAKPSCPTECGNVTIPYPFGIGPNPSCYYDEWFQIDCNESTQLKPFLRRINLEVLSIFTEGRLQVNSPVTFFCEGNNSRNQVADLRDSPFVYSQSDNIFTAVSCDYFALLSSAYSIVGGCTSFCGTGSEDLDCDSGINCCQTSIPPGLLAAVPFLFQREKSTSPVLTAIEKTTDCPDMKRGPKVPVVLLWSINNQTRPFDLFNKFIVDPDQHRLNVHTYYGDFSRVNLSALRDPSCIINPAVNWSKIVCSCRYGFEGNPYLGEKSCDDIDECQDPDRYRCFGPNKCVNVIGSYLCVDNQRKDNRRKAKWILVAGLSSSLGLLLLLIGIWFGYKLLKKKNEIKXKKMFFKRNGGLLLEQQLSSGEVNVEKIKLFKSQELEKSTNNFNVDRILGQGGQGTVYKGMLEDGRIVAVKKSKIVDESQLSEFINEVVILSQINHRNVVQLLGCCLETEVPLLVYEFIPNGTLSKYITEQVEDFPLTWKMRLRIATEIAGALSYLHHTASFPIYHRDIKSTNILLDDKYRAKVADFGTSRSIAIDQTHLTTSLVHGTFGYLDPEYFQSSQFTEKSDVYSFGVVLVELLTGQKPISFLRSENEGRSLATYFINFMHIDRLFEIVDAQVLKEGSKSDIIIVANLARRCLNLNGRKRPTMREVTTELEVIQMTEKTSNGEQNYEEVEFVRTESIEPWDIASSSTGAGSVLDVGRVSSFHEIPLLSFKSRHQIEIIF, from the exons ATGATGGAAATTCTAGTTCATCAAATGATATTCATGTTGCTGTTATCCATATGCCGCGCAAGTACTGCTGCACCAAAGATGGCAAAGCCTAGTTGCCCAACGGAGTGTGGAAATGTTACCATCCCGTACCCTTTCGGGATTGGACCCAATCCAAGTTGTTACTATGACGAATGGTTTCAAATTGACTGCAACGAATCTACCCAGCTGAAGCCTTTCTTGAGGCGTATCAATTTGGAGGTGCTGAGTATATTTACCGAAGGAAGGCTTCAGGTGAACAGCCCCGTTACATTCTTCTGCGAGGGAAATAATAGTAGAAACCAAGTGGCGGATTTAAGGGACAGCCCTTTCGTCTACTCTCAGAGCGACAACATATTCACTGCAGTGAGTTGCGATTACTTTGCTTTGTTGAGTTCCGCATACTCTATTGTTGGCGGATGCACGTCATTTTGTGGTACAGGTTCTGAAGACCTGGATTGCGATAGCGGTATAAACTGTTGTCAGACTAGTATTCCTCCAGGCTTGCTGGCAGCCGTACCGTTTCTCTTTCAAAGAGAAAAAAGTACTTCTCCAGTCCTCACTGCTATTGAAAAAACTACAGATTGCC CTGACATGAAGAGAGGGCCCAAGGTTCCTGTGGTACTGCTCTGGAGCATAAACAACCAAACTAGGCCATTTGATTTATTTAACAAGTTCATTGTTGATCCTGATCAGCATCGACTTAATGTGCATACTTACTACGGTGATTTCTCAAGGGTCAATTTGTCAGCGCTTAGGGACCCGTCCTGCATAATTAACCCCGCAGTCAATTGGTCAAAAATTGTTTGTTCCTGCCGTTATGGGTTCGAAGGGAATCCGTATCTCGGGGAAAAATCTTGTGATG ACATTGATGAATGCCAGGATCCTGACCGTTACCGATGCTTTGGCCCCAACAAGTGCGTGAACGTTATTGGTTCGTACCTATGTGTGGACAACCAGAGAAAGGACAACCGGAGAAAGGCTAAATGGATCCTTGTCGCAG GTTTGAGCTCGAGCCTTGGACTCTTATTGTTGCTTATTGGTATATGGTTTGGATACAAACTCCTGAAGAAAAAGAACGagataaaatgaaaaaagatgTTCTTCAAGCGAAATGGTGGTTTATTATTAGAACAACAATTATCGTCAGGTGAAGTTAATGTCGAGAAAATTAAATTGTTCAAATCACAAGAGTTAGAGAAGTCTACTAATAATTTTAATGTGGATAGAATTCTTGGCCAAGGAGGTCAAGGTACTGTATACAAAGGCATGTTGGAGGACGGGAGAATTGTTGCTGTGAAGAAGTCTAAAATAGTTGATGAAAGCCAACTTtcagaattcatcaatgaggtTGTCATTCTTTCCCAAATTAACCATAGAAATGTGGTTCAACTATTGGGTTGTTGTTTAGAGACGGAAGTTCCTCTTTTGGTTTATGAATTTATACCAAATGGAACTCTTTCCAAGTATATCACAGAGCAGGTTGAAGACTTTCCACTCACATGGAAAATGCGCTTAAGAATTGCCACAGAAATTGCAGGAGCTCTCTCGTACTTacaccatacagcttcctttcCAATTTATCATAGAGATATCAAGTCTACAAATATACTCTTAGATGATAAATATAGAGCAAAAGTTGCTGACTTTGGAACTTCGAGATCAATTGCTATTGACCAAACTCACCTAACCACATCACTTGTACATGGCACATTCGGTTACTTGGACCCTGAATACTTTCAGTCAAGTCAATTTACAGAGAAAAGTGATGTGTATAGCTTTGGGGTTGTTCTTGTTGAGCTCTTAACAGGACAAAAACCAATTTCTTTTCTAAGGTCAGAGAATGAAGGCAGAAGTCTTGCCACATATTTCATTAATTTCATGCACATAGATCGTCTATTTGAAATTGTTGATGCTCAAGTTTTGAAGGAAGGATCGAAATCAGATATCATAATAGTGGCAAACCTTGCACGAAGATGTCTGAATTTGAATGGAAGGAAGCGCCCTACAATGAGAGAGGTCACAACTGAGCTAGAAGTGATTCAAATGACagaaaagacttcaaatggtgaACAAAACTATGAAGAGGTTGAATTTGTCAGAACTGAATCAATCGAGCCATGGGATATTGCTTCAAGTTCAACGGGAGCAGGATCAGTTTTGGATGTTGGTCGGGTTTCATCATTCCATGAAATCCCCCTATTATCTTTCAAGTCAAG ACATCAAATAGAAATAATCTTTTAA